Proteins encoded in a region of the Clostridium butyricum genome:
- a CDS encoding tRNA 2-thiocytidine(32) synthetase TtcA: MQKLLSKMRQAINDYNLIEDGDKIAVGLSGGKDSLTLLHLLNSYKKFSPQKFELIAITLNPGGVDNTPLHKLCKDLEIPFHEIQTDIQKIVFEIRKENNPCSLCAKLRRGALHNNAKELGCNKVALGHHKDDAIETLMLSLSYEGRINCFSPKTFMDKENITLIRPMVYIEEASIKNIVNKYNFPVIHNPCPVDKKTRREDMKNLIFELNGRIPGFKNNLFGALTNSEQLFIWNKDDIKNL, encoded by the coding sequence ATGCAGAAACTTCTAAGCAAAATGAGACAGGCAATAAATGATTATAATTTAATAGAAGATGGAGATAAAATCGCAGTTGGACTTTCAGGGGGAAAAGATAGTCTTACTCTTCTTCACCTTTTAAACTCATATAAAAAATTTTCACCACAAAAATTTGAATTAATTGCAATAACATTAAATCCTGGCGGAGTTGATAATACTCCTTTACATAAGTTATGCAAAGATCTTGAAATTCCTTTTCATGAAATCCAGACAGACATACAAAAAATTGTTTTCGAAATTAGAAAAGAAAATAATCCTTGTTCTTTATGTGCAAAACTTAGACGAGGCGCTCTTCATAACAACGCAAAAGAACTAGGATGTAATAAAGTTGCTTTGGGCCACCATAAAGATGATGCAATTGAAACATTAATGCTTTCTTTATCATACGAAGGACGTATTAATTGTTTTTCTCCAAAAACATTCATGGATAAGGAAAATATCACATTAATTCGTCCAATGGTTTATATTGAAGAAGCATCCATAAAGAATATAGTTAATAAATACAATTTTCCCGTTATACATAACCCTTGTCCTGTTGATAAAAAAACACGAAGAGAGGATATGAAAAATCTCATTTTTGAACTGAATGGCAGAATCCCTGGATTCAAAAATAATTTATTCGGTGCACTAACAAATTCAGAACAATTATTCATATGGAATAAAGATGATATTAAAAATTTATAA
- a CDS encoding ArsR/SmtB family transcription factor produces the protein MNYEENARLLKALSDSNRLRIIRLLSCGEKCACEILKSFDFTQPTLSHHMKVLIDCGLVECRKEGTWNYYGLNITNANKLVLFLLTIITKSDDNICGKIKNTQND, from the coding sequence ATGAATTACGAAGAAAACGCCAGATTATTAAAAGCACTTAGTGATTCTAATAGACTGAGAATAATAAGGTTATTATCTTGTGGAGAAAAATGTGCATGTGAGATATTAAAAAGTTTTGATTTTACCCAACCCACACTATCACACCATATGAAAGTTCTTATTGACTGTGGGCTTGTGGAATGTAGAAAAGAAGGAACTTGGAATTATTATGGGTTGAACATTACAAATGCCAATAAGTTAGTTTTGTTTTTACTAACAATAATTACTAAAAGTGATGATAATATTTGTGGAAAAATTAAAAATACACAAAATGATTAA
- the gshAB gene encoding bifunctional glutamate--cysteine ligase GshA/glutathione synthetase GshB — MLEKIKEICSPYELLRGNYGIERETLRIYKDGSLSQTFHPEVFGSKSDNPYITTDFAECQVEMITPPLNTPQQVYDFTNALYDISVSEIGNEYLWPQSMPSIVPNDDEIRIARYDNNEKGNIAYEYRKNLIKKYGGKRQLICGIHYNFSFDENLIRKLYKYEINVADSKENVSYKNFKNTIYLKIARNYLRYRWLIVYLLGASNIVHKTYGCRCCMNISKEIARETFTNEGAVSYRNSDCGYRNKIELIPDYSSVENYIGSLKSFINDELIDSHKELYSAVRLKPKNVDEFMKSLLNDGIQYLEYRSIDINPFEKGGISLEDLNFLQIFNLYLLIKDESDYENWQSEATENQNNIAKYGLDNIDLIKDGIKVSKKTWSLEILNEIRNISTFLNLGKEKTIDAMIERAKDSKLTYAYKLADVVKKKGYIDAHLELSKKYKEDSYKNRFKLQGFEDLELSTQILMKESIKRGIKTEVIDRSENFICLKKDNKTEYVRQATKTSKDTYISVLIMENKSVTKKVLRDNNIKVPDGIEVCSIEEGINAALFYENKPIVIKPKSTNFGTGISIFSEGTSKERIIEALKIAFKYDNTVLLEEFIKGKEYRFLVIDDKVEGILHRVPANVVGDGEKTIRELTEIKNKDPLRGYHYVTPLEKINLDENAELFLKVQKKTFDYVPVKDEVVYLRENSNISTGGDSIDYTDKIPEKFKNIAVQCAKAVNAKICGVDMMLEDYMDENTQYGIIELNFNPAIHIHCYPYKGTERKIGEDVLKLLGFIN; from the coding sequence ATGTTAGAAAAAATTAAAGAAATATGCTCACCTTATGAATTACTAAGAGGTAATTATGGAATAGAAAGAGAAACATTAAGAATATATAAAGATGGAAGTCTTTCTCAGACTTTTCATCCAGAAGTGTTTGGATCAAAAAGTGATAATCCATATATAACTACGGATTTTGCAGAATGTCAAGTTGAAATGATAACACCACCACTAAATACTCCGCAACAGGTGTATGACTTTACAAATGCACTTTATGATATATCTGTTTCGGAAATAGGAAATGAATATTTATGGCCACAATCTATGCCAAGTATAGTACCTAATGATGATGAAATAAGAATTGCAAGATATGATAATAATGAAAAAGGCAATATTGCCTATGAATATAGAAAGAATTTAATTAAAAAATATGGAGGAAAAAGACAGCTTATTTGTGGTATTCATTATAATTTTTCATTTGATGAAAATCTGATAAGAAAACTTTATAAGTATGAAATAAATGTTGCAGATTCTAAGGAAAATGTAAGTTATAAGAATTTTAAGAATACAATATATCTTAAAATAGCAAGAAATTATTTAAGATATAGATGGCTTATAGTATATCTTTTAGGTGCAAGCAATATTGTTCATAAAACTTATGGATGTAGATGCTGTATGAATATAAGCAAAGAGATAGCAAGAGAAACCTTTACGAATGAAGGTGCCGTATCATATAGAAATAGTGACTGTGGTTATAGAAACAAGATTGAACTTATACCAGATTATAGCAGTGTAGAAAATTATATAGGAAGTTTGAAGTCATTTATAAATGATGAACTAATAGATAGTCATAAAGAATTATATAGTGCTGTAAGGCTTAAACCCAAAAATGTTGATGAATTTATGAAATCACTATTAAATGATGGAATACAGTATTTAGAATATAGAAGCATTGATATTAATCCTTTTGAAAAAGGTGGAATAAGCCTAGAGGATCTTAATTTTCTTCAAATTTTTAATTTGTATCTTCTTATAAAAGATGAATCTGATTATGAAAATTGGCAGAGTGAGGCTACCGAGAATCAAAATAATATAGCGAAATATGGGCTTGATAATATTGATTTAATAAAAGATGGAATTAAAGTATCTAAAAAAACATGGTCACTTGAAATATTAAATGAAATTAGAAACATAAGTACATTCCTCAATCTTGGAAAAGAAAAAACAATAGATGCTATGATTGAAAGAGCTAAAGATTCAAAACTTACATATGCTTATAAACTTGCTGATGTTGTAAAAAAGAAAGGATATATTGACGCTCATTTGGAACTTTCTAAAAAATATAAAGAAGATTCATATAAAAATAGATTTAAGCTTCAAGGATTTGAAGATTTAGAATTATCTACTCAGATACTTATGAAGGAGTCAATAAAAAGAGGTATAAAAACTGAAGTTATAGATAGAAGTGAAAATTTTATATGTCTTAAAAAAGATAATAAGACAGAGTATGTAAGACAGGCTACTAAAACTTCTAAAGATACTTATATAAGCGTGCTTATTATGGAAAATAAAAGTGTCACTAAAAAGGTATTAAGAGATAATAATATAAAAGTACCTGATGGTATAGAAGTATGCTCTATTGAAGAAGGCATAAATGCAGCATTGTTTTATGAAAATAAACCAATTGTAATTAAACCTAAATCAACTAATTTTGGAACTGGAATAAGTATATTTAGTGAGGGTACAAGTAAAGAGCGTATTATTGAAGCATTGAAGATTGCATTTAAGTATGATAATACGGTTTTATTAGAAGAATTCATAAAAGGAAAAGAATACAGATTTCTTGTTATTGATGATAAAGTAGAGGGAATTCTTCATAGAGTACCTGCTAATGTGGTAGGAGATGGAGAAAAAACAATACGTGAACTTACAGAAATCAAAAATAAAGATCCTTTAAGAGGTTATCATTATGTTACACCTCTTGAAAAAATTAATCTCGACGAAAATGCAGAATTGTTTCTAAAAGTTCAGAAAAAAACATTTGATTATGTACCAGTAAAAGATGAGGTAGTATATTTAAGAGAAAACTCTAATATAAGCACTGGTGGAGACAGCATAGATTATACAGATAAAATACCAGAAAAGTTTAAAAATATTGCTGTTCAGTGTGCAAAAGCAGTAAATGCAAAAATATGTGGTGTCGACATGATGCTTGAAGATTATATGGATGAAAATACACAGTATGGGATAATAGAATTGAATTTTAATCCTGCAATTCATATTCATTGTTATCCATATAAAGGAACAGAAAGAAAAATTGGAGAAGATGTACTTAAATTATTAGGTTTTATAAACTGA
- a CDS encoding cation:proton antiporter: MSYRYLLDIALILLSTKCLSLLTRRFNLPQVVGALLAGLILGPAMFNILNETEFISQMAELGVIVLMFTAGLESNIDELKESGKASLIIASLGVIIPLFGGFAVAEMFKNEEIVNVSSTVQSIFIGIVLTATSVSITVETLKELGKLSTRSGNAILGAAIIDDILGILALTVITSISDPQVNLKTVILKVIGFFIFALISGLIIAVLFDKWTHKYNVDKRRFVIFAFVICLLMSFSAEEFFGVADITGAFIAGLILSKNNERDYIKNRFETVSYMLLSPMFFASIGICITLPKMDLRILSLTLLLTIVAIFTKIIGCGVGAKICRYTNKESVQIGIGMISRGEVALIVASKGMALGLMSDYFVGPIIIMVLITTIITPVFLKMVFKNGKVDNYIEPTIK; encoded by the coding sequence ATGTCATACAGATATTTATTAGACATAGCACTTATATTATTAAGTACAAAATGTTTATCATTACTTACAAGAAGGTTTAATCTTCCACAAGTGGTAGGAGCATTGCTTGCTGGTTTGATACTAGGTCCTGCAATGTTTAATATTTTAAATGAAACTGAATTTATAAGTCAGATGGCTGAATTAGGTGTAATTGTACTCATGTTCACTGCGGGTTTGGAAAGCAATATTGATGAACTTAAAGAAAGTGGAAAAGCATCATTAATAATTGCTTCATTAGGAGTTATAATACCCCTTTTTGGAGGATTTGCAGTAGCTGAAATGTTTAAAAATGAAGAAATAGTAAATGTGAGTAGTACTGTGCAGAGTATATTTATTGGAATAGTTTTAACTGCTACTTCTGTGAGTATCACAGTTGAAACTTTAAAAGAACTTGGAAAATTATCTACTCGTTCTGGAAATGCAATATTGGGTGCAGCAATTATAGATGATATATTAGGAATTCTAGCATTAACTGTAATAACAAGCATATCGGATCCACAAGTTAATTTAAAAACCGTAATATTAAAAGTGATAGGATTTTTTATTTTTGCACTAATAAGCGGTCTTATTATTGCAGTCCTTTTTGATAAATGGACTCATAAGTATAATGTAGATAAGAGAAGATTTGTTATTTTTGCATTTGTAATATGTTTACTAATGTCATTTTCAGCTGAAGAATTTTTTGGAGTAGCAGATATAACAGGTGCTTTTATAGCAGGCTTAATTTTATCTAAAAATAATGAGCGTGACTATATTAAAAATAGATTTGAAACTGTTTCATATATGCTTTTATCACCTATGTTTTTTGCAAGCATAGGAATATGCATAACATTACCGAAAATGGATTTGAGAATTTTATCATTAACTCTACTTTTAACAATTGTAGCTATTTTTACTAAAATTATTGGATGTGGAGTAGGAGCAAAAATATGCAGATACACAAATAAAGAATCAGTCCAGATAGGTATTGGAATGATATCTAGAGGAGAAGTAGCATTAATAGTTGCAAGTAAGGGAATGGCACTTGGGCTTATGAGTGATTATTTTGTAGGACCAATCATAATAATGGTTCTTATTACGACAATCATTACACCTGTATTTCTAAAAATGGTTTTTAAAAATGGTAAAGTTGATAATTATATTGAACCAACAATAAAATAA
- a CDS encoding glycerophosphodiester phosphodiesterase, protein MRTRITAHSGADDTVENSLEFIYYCIGTGANALEVDVRRDKHGELVLSHDILDAENYDFTKIRLKDVFEILEKDNSIKINCDLKEYDLELQIIMLLEKYKGLKGRIIFSGSVRLENLKKYKEIKEKAVIYFNIEEFIDNHKKLPIKELSREIVAFCIENSTNIVNMNYKLCTNYLVRLLKENNIYISVWTVDNQEEIKRLASLGILNITTREITKSLETLQTYRVRKIV, encoded by the coding sequence ATGAGAACTAGAATTACAGCCCATTCTGGAGCCGATGATACTGTGGAAAATTCACTTGAATTTATTTATTACTGTATAGGAACAGGAGCAAATGCACTTGAGGTTGATGTTAGGAGAGATAAGCATGGGGAGTTGGTTTTAAGCCATGATATTTTAGATGCTGAAAATTATGATTTTACTAAAATAAGATTAAAAGATGTATTTGAAATATTGGAGAAAGATAATTCTATAAAAATTAACTGTGATTTGAAAGAATATGATTTAGAACTTCAAATAATTATGCTTTTAGAAAAATATAAAGGATTAAAAGGAAGGATCATATTTTCAGGATCTGTTCGGTTAGAAAATCTTAAAAAATACAAAGAAATAAAAGAAAAAGCAGTAATTTATTTTAATATTGAAGAATTTATAGATAACCATAAGAAACTTCCTATTAAAGAACTTTCAAGGGAAATAGTAGCATTTTGCATAGAAAATAGTACAAATATTGTAAATATGAATTATAAATTATGCACAAATTATTTAGTAAGGCTATTAAAAGAAAATAATATTTATATATCAGTTTGGACTGTTGATAATCAAGAGGAGATAAAAAGATTAGCTTCATTAGGAATACTTAATATTACAACAAGAGAAATAACTAAATCATTAGAAACATTGCAGACATATAGAGTTAGAAAGATTGTATAA
- a CDS encoding MATE family efflux transporter → MTSYIAEMTSDKKFLRKAVAITIPVAAQAMLNTILNLVDTMMIGQLGQTEIAAVGLANKVFFVFTLLLFGIVSGSSILTAQYWGKKDIKSIHKVLGMSIAISLIGSIVFVLAGIFAPEGVMRIFTPSDNTVAIGASYLCIAALSYPMTAVTNCYISLLRGVNKVKAPVIISIVSIGINIILNYTLIFGHFGAPQLGVKGAAIATLIARIVECLCLIAYVYSHDNPAAAKIKELFDFNKDFIKIYFKTVSPVIANEFMWGLGVTMYSLVYGRMGDEAVASITITQNVEQLCIVFFQGISAATAVILGNELGANKLKEAEKHATYFIFIQFILTMIMAVMFFFLRSPIINMFMVTESTAIDIRKCLIVFIIYLPFRMFNLVNITGILRSGGDTTAALLLDLTGVWCVGIPLAFLGGIIFDLPIYYVYAMVTFEEAYKFVIGFKRYKQKKWLRNLVDMECDCIGEQVQ, encoded by the coding sequence ATGACATCATATATTGCAGAAATGACTTCGGATAAGAAATTTTTAAGAAAAGCAGTAGCAATTACTATTCCCGTAGCAGCTCAGGCTATGTTAAATACAATTTTAAATCTAGTAGATACTATGATGATTGGTCAGCTTGGTCAAACAGAAATTGCAGCTGTTGGACTTGCTAATAAAGTATTTTTTGTATTTACTCTTCTGCTTTTTGGAATAGTAAGCGGTTCTTCAATATTAACAGCACAATATTGGGGAAAAAAAGATATTAAAAGCATACATAAAGTTTTAGGAATGTCTATTGCCATATCATTAATTGGTTCTATAGTATTTGTTTTGGCAGGAATTTTTGCACCAGAAGGTGTTATGAGGATATTTACCCCAAGTGATAATACAGTAGCTATTGGAGCCTCATATTTATGCATAGCAGCACTAAGTTATCCAATGACAGCAGTTACAAATTGTTATATATCACTTTTAAGAGGTGTAAATAAGGTAAAAGCTCCAGTTATAATAAGTATTGTATCTATAGGAATTAATATTATATTGAATTATACATTGATTTTTGGACATTTTGGAGCACCTCAATTAGGTGTTAAAGGAGCAGCTATAGCAACACTAATAGCAAGAATAGTAGAATGTTTATGTTTGATTGCATACGTGTATTCTCATGATAATCCTGCTGCTGCTAAAATAAAGGAATTGTTTGATTTTAATAAGGACTTTATAAAAATATACTTTAAAACTGTATCTCCTGTTATAGCAAATGAATTTATGTGGGGGCTTGGAGTTACAATGTATTCTCTTGTTTATGGACGAATGGGAGATGAGGCTGTTGCTTCAATTACAATAACTCAAAATGTAGAGCAACTTTGTATTGTTTTCTTTCAAGGTATAAGTGCAGCAACAGCTGTAATTTTAGGTAATGAGTTGGGCGCAAATAAACTTAAAGAAGCTGAAAAGCATGCAACTTATTTTATTTTTATTCAATTTATACTGACAATGATAATGGCGGTAATGTTCTTCTTTTTAAGAAGCCCAATAATTAATATGTTTATGGTGACAGAATCTACAGCTATAGATATAAGAAAATGTTTAATAGTCTTTATAATTTATCTTCCATTTAGAATGTTTAATTTAGTAAATATAACTGGAATTCTACGAAGTGGAGGAGATACCACAGCAGCGCTTTTGCTTGATCTTACAGGAGTTTGGTGTGTTGGTATACCATTAGCATTTTTAGGTGGTATTATATTTGATCTGCCAATATATTATGTGTATGCAATGGTTACATTTGAAGAAGCATATAAGTTTGTTATTGGATTCAAAAGATATAAACAAAAGAAATGGTTGAGAAACCTTGTTGATATGGAATGTGATTGCATTGGTGAACAAGTACAATAA
- a CDS encoding sensor histidine kinase, giving the protein MKLTVKNIRLIVLVIFFTLISNYTKVSAYVPTVEGKNILVIGSYSFQNEWEESVLSGFESILGDKNNIKSEYLDSYSKNTFSYHESFLNYLDAKYENQNIDYIFTMDDEALKVIRDHMFEKHRVFYKKPVFFVGVNSIINLNDEEKKYLSGVVNIETCLECVDLIEKMHGDMKKLYVLCDNSLYSQSIMTNISAAYHENNDKLKTEVIKTNKIGYMKKELAEKDFKDSVILICGAYINETTNSKVSSSEVIESIKNITDAPIYTTLYNYVESGAVGGVVNDGEKTGRLGAILLNSVVNGDSVEQFPYIMTPSYNSINTSLFNYKVIREYNINPLNIPEGSSFINKKPYNLLLPKWSVFLIYISFSIVVFLIIYLAVIAFYHKRKIKEANLEAVAAIEREKIKTDYIILMSHEFRTPLNIIINSTKFLKRECINNNYDKEYFITRLNNIIKNSNRLNKAVNNSIDVAKIEAGIMSIDFKMYNIVKVVEDITETIIDFAASNNIEVIFDTENEEIYTAIDKTSIERIMLNLLSNSIKSINNSGRIVVHCKNDNDNVYIFVKDTGSGMSNDVKKHIFDKFFQGSDYTLNRKNEGNGLGLFIVNALVKMHNGKIFVESEEGKGSTFKVVIPITIVDNAGNESTISEELRYMANIELSDIQ; this is encoded by the coding sequence ATGAAATTAACAGTTAAAAATATAAGATTAATAGTTTTAGTAATATTTTTCACCCTTATTAGCAATTATACAAAAGTATCAGCATATGTCCCTACGGTTGAGGGTAAGAACATATTAGTTATAGGATCATATAGTTTTCAAAATGAGTGGGAAGAATCTGTATTAAGCGGTTTTGAAAGTATACTTGGTGATAAAAATAATATAAAAAGCGAGTATCTTGATTCGTATTCTAAAAACACTTTTTCATATCATGAATCATTTTTAAATTATTTAGATGCTAAGTATGAGAATCAAAATATTGATTATATTTTTACAATGGATGATGAAGCACTTAAAGTTATAAGAGATCATATGTTTGAAAAACATCGGGTTTTTTATAAAAAACCCGTTTTTTTTGTTGGAGTAAATAGTATTATAAATTTAAATGACGAAGAAAAGAAGTATTTATCTGGAGTTGTTAATATTGAGACCTGTTTAGAGTGTGTAGATTTAATAGAAAAAATGCATGGTGATATGAAGAAGCTATATGTTTTATGTGATAACAGTTTATATTCTCAGAGCATAATGACAAATATTTCAGCTGCATATCATGAAAATAATGATAAACTAAAAACTGAAGTAATAAAAACTAATAAGATAGGATATATGAAAAAAGAACTTGCAGAAAAGGATTTTAAAGATTCTGTAATATTAATTTGTGGAGCGTATATAAATGAAACAACCAATTCAAAGGTTTCATCGTCAGAAGTTATTGAAAGTATAAAGAATATAACAGATGCACCTATATACACTACATTATACAATTATGTAGAATCAGGTGCAGTTGGAGGCGTTGTAAATGATGGAGAAAAGACTGGTCGTTTAGGTGCTATTTTATTAAATTCAGTAGTAAATGGAGATTCAGTTGAACAGTTTCCATACATTATGACGCCATCATATAATTCTATAAATACATCTTTATTTAATTATAAGGTAATTCGAGAATATAATATAAATCCATTAAATATTCCTGAAGGAAGTAGCTTTATAAATAAGAAACCATACAATCTTCTATTGCCTAAATGGAGTGTGTTTTTAATATACATATCATTTAGTATTGTAGTTTTTCTAATTATTTATTTAGCAGTAATAGCATTTTATCATAAAAGAAAAATAAAAGAAGCCAATCTAGAAGCTGTGGCCGCTATTGAAAGAGAAAAAATAAAGACAGATTACATAATATTAATGTCACATGAATTCAGAACACCATTAAATATAATAATAAATTCAACAAAGTTTTTAAAGAGAGAGTGTATTAATAATAATTATGATAAAGAGTACTTTATTACAAGACTTAACAATATAATAAAAAATTCTAATCGTCTTAATAAGGCAGTAAATAATTCTATTGATGTAGCTAAAATTGAAGCAGGAATAATGAGCATTGATTTTAAAATGTATAATATAGTTAAGGTTGTTGAAGATATAACTGAAACAATAATAGATTTTGCAGCATCAAATAATATAGAAGTTATTTTTGATACTGAAAATGAAGAAATCTATACAGCTATTGATAAAACAAGTATAGAGAGAATTATGCTTAATTTATTGTCTAATTCAATAAAAAGTATAAATAATAGTGGTAGGATAGTTGTTCACTGTAAAAATGATAATGACAATGTTTATATATTTGTTAAGGATACAGGTTCTGGAATGAGTAATGATGTAAAGAAGCACATTTTCGATAAATTTTTTCAAGGTTCTGACTATACTTTAAATCGCAAAAATGAGGGAAACGGACTTGGATTATTCATAGTAAATGCATTAGTGAAAATGCATAATGGAAAAATTTTTGTGGAAAGTGAAGAAGGAAAAGGTAGTACATTTAAAGTTGTAATTCCAATCACTATAGTTGATAATGCAGGAAATGAGAGTACTATCAGTGAAGAATTGAGATATATGGCTAATATAGAATTATCAGATATCCAATAG
- a CDS encoding L,D-transpeptidase family protein, whose product MRYYVENHDEVMTDINSEIEKKYNGSIMISRKERNKRKKSIRFKGGRRYKKSETGLKKILLENCNSKYFTVIVLVSGMTYICSNMYFKYHFYTGTTINCINVSFKSIEDAEKYIGDSIDNYKLILKGRGGVINVIDGKDIALGYNYEINSIKEKQNEISWIKSFFDKDTQEGNNILITYDEKLLNNAIECLDIFKEDNIITPENPKFIYSNNEFVIEDEIYGSKIDKDILIEKIKKSILDGQEVLDLEKEGCYENPEYTKSSEKALRIKDILNQYKDSKVIYDLGNLEKEINMSTMEKWINIDNSYNVTINRDEVMDFVNEFADKYDTVGISRTMNSTSGRIVTVAGGDYGFKINRVAETEELINNLKEKNTVKREPIYDQKGINTIINDVDKTCVEIDLSNQHLWFYKDGIIFVEGDVVSGSIANGTITPEGTYSLKYKDKDSVLVGEGYRSPVDFWMPFNGNIGMHDAGWRYNFGGKIYLTNGSHGCINLPHSLAKNIFYNIEEGTPVVCYY is encoded by the coding sequence ATGCGATATTATGTTGAAAATCATGATGAGGTAATGACAGATATTAATAGTGAAATTGAGAAGAAATATAATGGAAGTATCATGATTAGCAGAAAAGAAAGAAATAAGAGAAAAAAATCTATTAGATTTAAAGGCGGAAGAAGATATAAAAAGAGTGAAACTGGTTTAAAAAAAATATTATTAGAAAATTGTAATAGTAAATATTTCACTGTAATAGTACTAGTATCTGGTATGACATATATTTGTTCTAACATGTATTTTAAATATCATTTTTATACTGGAACCACTATAAATTGTATTAATGTTTCTTTTAAAAGTATTGAAGATGCAGAAAAATATATAGGTGATAGTATAGATAATTATAAACTTATTCTAAAAGGTCGTGGAGGAGTTATAAATGTAATAGATGGAAAGGACATTGCATTAGGATACAATTATGAAATTAACTCAATAAAAGAAAAACAAAATGAGATTTCATGGATAAAAAGCTTCTTTGATAAAGATACACAAGAAGGGAATAATATCTTAATAACATATGATGAAAAATTATTAAACAATGCAATAGAGTGTTTAGATATATTTAAAGAAGATAATATAATAACGCCTGAAAATCCTAAATTTATTTATAGTAATAACGAATTTGTAATAGAAGATGAAATTTATGGAAGTAAGATAGATAAAGATATACTTATTGAAAAAATAAAGAAATCCATATTAGATGGACAAGAAGTTTTAGATCTTGAAAAAGAAGGATGCTATGAAAATCCTGAATATACTAAATCCTCAGAAAAAGCTTTAAGAATAAAAGATATATTAAATCAATATAAAGATTCAAAAGTAATATATGATCTTGGAAATTTAGAAAAAGAAATTAATATGAGTACTATGGAAAAGTGGATAAATATTGATAATAGTTATAATGTGACAATAAATAGAGATGAAGTAATGGACTTTGTAAATGAATTTGCTGATAAATATGATACAGTTGGAATATCACGAACTATGAACAGTACAAGTGGAAGAATTGTAACTGTTGCAGGTGGGGATTATGGATTTAAGATAAATAGAGTGGCAGAAACAGAAGAACTTATTAATAATTTGAAGGAAAAAAATACTGTTAAAAGAGAACCAATATATGATCAAAAAGGAATAAATACTATAATAAATGATGTTGATAAAACATGTGTGGAGATAGATCTTAGCAATCAGCATTTATGGTTTTATAAAGACGGAATTATTTTTGTGGAAGGTGATGTTGTATCTGGAAGTATAGCAAATGGAACAATAACACCAGAAGGGACTTATAGTCTAAAGTATAAAGATAAGGATTCCGTTCTTGTTGGTGAAGGATATAGATCTCCAGTTGATTTTTGGATGCCGTTTAATGGAAACATAGGAATGCATGATGCTGGTTGGAGGTATAATTTTGGTGGGAAGATTTATTTAACAAATGGTTCACATGGATGCATAAATCTTCCCCATTCATTAGCAAAGAATATTTTTTACAATATAGAAGAAGGAACACCAGTAGTATGCTATTATTAA